The Oceanispirochaeta sp. genome contains a region encoding:
- the folK gene encoding 2-amino-4-hydroxy-6-hydroxymethyldihydropteridine diphosphokinase, with amino-acid sequence MKIYLGVGSNLEPEKNIPQALEELASLGIQVESLSTHYRTEPLVHKENPSFINGIWVLQGYPGNAFDLKKILNHVESKCGRVRSDDPNSSRTLDLDILLMGDYFSPDLLKINFIYVPLLEMNPELILPGQGKLKDLIHPSNKENTSVENMHPLIEFTERIRRMIHE; translated from the coding sequence ATGAAAATATACCTGGGAGTCGGCTCCAATCTGGAACCGGAAAAGAATATTCCGCAAGCCTTGGAAGAGCTTGCATCCCTGGGAATACAGGTAGAATCCCTTTCGACCCATTATAGAACTGAACCTCTGGTTCATAAGGAAAACCCATCCTTCATTAATGGAATCTGGGTCCTCCAGGGATATCCCGGGAATGCATTCGATTTGAAAAAAATTCTAAACCACGTTGAATCTAAGTGCGGCCGAGTCAGATCAGATGATCCCAATTCTTCAAGAACTTTGGATCTGGATATTCTCCTGATGGGCGATTATTTTTCCCCGGACTTACTGAAAATAAATTTTATTTATGTCCCATTATTGGAAATGAATCCCGAGCTGATTCTTCCGGGACAAGGGAAATTAAAAGATCTAATTCATCCCTCTAACAAAGAAAATACAAGTGTAGAGAATATGCATCCATTGATTGAATTTACCGAGAGAATAAGGAGAATGATTCATGAATAA
- the folE gene encoding GTP cyclohydrolase I FolE encodes MNKEKVSQLIRELLVEIGEDPDREGLLKTPERVAEAYKFLTSGYSMNLDEIVNNAVFESEANNMIVCKDIEVYSLCEHHMLPFFGVCHIGYVAKNKVLGVSKLARIVDFYGRRLQIQERITAEIARTVRDEVEAEGVGVVMECRHMCMMMRGVQKQNSSMVTSSVLGSFHSSVATREEFMSLIGH; translated from the coding sequence ATGAATAAAGAAAAAGTATCTCAGTTGATAAGAGAGCTTCTTGTTGAGATCGGAGAGGATCCCGACAGGGAAGGTCTTTTAAAGACACCCGAGAGAGTCGCCGAAGCCTATAAATTTCTGACAAGCGGGTATTCTATGAATCTTGATGAGATTGTCAACAATGCCGTATTCGAATCAGAAGCCAATAATATGATAGTCTGTAAGGACATCGAAGTGTACAGCCTCTGTGAGCACCATATGCTCCCCTTTTTCGGGGTTTGTCATATCGGTTATGTTGCAAAAAACAAAGTATTAGGTGTGAGCAAATTAGCCCGGATAGTAGACTTCTATGGACGCCGCCTCCAGATTCAGGAGCGCATCACCGCCGAGATAGCCAGAACAGTCAGAGACGAGGTGGAAGCCGAGGGTGTGGGAGTTGTCATGGAATGCCGCCATATGTGCATGATGATGAGAGGGGTTCAGAAGCAGAACTCATCTATGGTAACCTCTTCGGTTCTTGGTAGTTTTCACTCCTCTGTGGCCACAAGAGAAGAATTTATGAGTCTGATCGGTCACTAA